The DNA sequence AGTTTCTTTAAAGTATTTCAAGCATAAAGCAGAactcaggaggaaaaaaaacattaaaagacAGATGTAACTTTGCATTAATTATGtaatgtaaaattattttctactaAGAAATAGTGAGCATTCTTTGCACGTAAGCCAAAAATCATCACAGTTAAAGAAGGCAAGCACAGCACTTCTAGTGATTGGATTTTACAATCAATATTTACTTAGGTAGTCAAGGATAAATAGGGATGTGTCAACACGCTGAAGTTCTTTTCCAGTTCAGGTTCCTTCTCCCTTTTGCAATAATGTAGTATGCTTGACTTTACACAGTGTAACAAAAGGGTCTTGGGAAGAATAGGAAGCTGTATTTCAATTCCATTCCCTATTTCAAGCAGAGAGAATCAAGCTGTTTCCCTTTCaattttctgaaatttctgCTCTAAATCACCACCACACAGTGCAGACAAAAtacctgtcccagctccctgcttgAGGAAAGCCATCACTGCTGCTGTAACACTATTAAATTTTGGGGATGCATAGACAAAGTGCCTGGCTGGAGTCCCTAACTCTCCAGCATCTGGGAAAGACACATTACACTTCTTGAGGCTCTAAACCCCAAGTCTTATTCCTAGATGCCAGATTAGGCCTGGTGGAGGTTGTGTTGCCCACTATGTCtggccctgcagtgctgtgaagcACATTATCCAAGCCATATAAATTTATACTCTTACCTCTGACACAAACTTTGTTGTGGCATCACTTAAGGTTTTCAACATTGGCGTCGCCTCAGCGTAAAATAAAGACATTCTGTTTGCCAACTCATTATTTACTTCATTTTCTCCCTCTGcctaaaaaaagagaagaaagggtTTAGTTGTTCTGTACATGAAGAGAGGTGGGAGCAGAAGACTACATTTCATCTCATCCAAGGGTTACCTACTGGGACATTGTTAATCCTCATACGGCTCAGAGTTCTTCTATAGTAGCTGAAGTCATTCTGTATAGCAGGATTTGTCATCTATGTGGATATGAAAGAAAGAGAGTTGTGACAAATTCAAGAAAAGTAAGGACAAGTTTTCATAAAATGTAATACACACAACAAGAAAATATTCAACTCCCTGAAGTGCAGCAAAAAGACCTGTGACATGTTTGGAACTTGTAAGCACAACATAAAGCTTTCTGGTTTCTCAGATTCAGAACAAGCTCTAAAAGGACTGAGAAAAGAAACAGTCTCCTAAATACAAGTTGGAAATTAGTAGGTTGAAAAAAATTGCTCTGTTAATTTGACTCCAAGGATCAGACCAGCAAATTAATTATCATTTCAGCTTAGTTGTTTGCACATAGCAAGAAAATAGCTGGGCTATGGGTGCGTACAAGCTAAAAGCAAAAGCATTATCCCAAGAGATATGCCAGATTTGGGTGAAGAAACATGATTAATGTGAACTGAAATACAAGTGCCTAAAGCTAATATGGTAATTCATCTGCTTTCTAGTTTAATCTTACTCTAGGTCACAAGAGCAAGCCAAGCATATTGGATATTTGAGTATCCACTGCACATTCTATTCCAGAACAGAACACAACCCAGATTACTTCAGTAAACACACTTGGCTGTTTTTTCCATCCCTTCTGATTACAAGTTCTTACCTTGAGCTCATCAAATCGGAGTGTaaagtgaagaatttctgcAAACTGCTTAGCAAGAGCCTGCTCTCGCTCCAGGTGCTGCGTTGGGGAGTACGGAGTGCTCGTCAGGGCGCCCAGCAGGCCCCGCAGTCCGGCCTCTGCAAGCACAGGAGAGCAGTTTGCAACACACAGCTGCTCCTTGCATCAGTATTGGCTGATATTCTGCATGCTAGACTTCAAATATACAGCCACCAAAATACATGGTGATTAATAATAAAGGGACTTGATGAATTGCTCATCTATGTGTCTACTGCTGTCATATTTACATACAAACTGTTGTACAGACTGGGTCTCATCAGCACTGACAGCCACAAGAAAAAAACTTCTTGAGAAGTTCTACTCAAGCTTTGTCTGCAACATTTGTGTAGAACATATTTCAATAATGTGTTAGAAGACTTCAGCCTTTAGGAGAACACAGAATTCAAGAGGCACATAGCTGTAAGCAGAAGTGAcaccttttttaaaataaatttatactcCAGCTTCCTGTTCATCTTCTTGAGAAAACTACCTCactcattttaaaaagcagaactTGCCTGCAACAAGTTTCCAtgttttaaacagattttttacAAACTATGTTAATAAATTTGATTAAAAGTGAGATAACAACAGAAAGCTGGTGAAAAAACAACTCTCATAGGTTTTATCAGCATAGCCATCACATCAGTGAGTTTCAGAAGAGGCCTGAAGCACCATCTCAAGTATTGCGTGTGTATGAACCAAGATCAGGCATTTCCACACAGCAAATTATTTCTGGTGTTTAGGGAGGAATAATACAGTCTCTTTTAAGTATTCTTGGTATCAGAAAAACTGACAAAATTAATTCCTGATTATTTAGTTCACTAATTTCCAGACAATCAGCTGGTTACTGCCTGAGTTACTAAAGGAGCAGAGGAACAGTAACAAGGATGATCCCCTTCTCTCTTCCCCCTCAGATATCCCACTGAAGCAAGATTGCTGTAATCCAGTGTAAGGAGGAATCTGTGCAATATGAGCTCTTTGCCACAAAGGAGTTGACCTAGATGTGATCACATCGGAGGATGTCAAATATACTAATaaattaagacaaaaaaaacccccaagttAACACCTTTTTACTTACCTAGTCTTTGAGAAAATTCATAGAATTTCTTTAGTTTGCCTACTAGTGGAACAACTGCACCCCATGCCTTCTCTTGCAGCTTCTCATCATTTGGATGCTGTATTGCCTTAAATtagaaaaagagaggaaaaaagtatGCTTGGATTGGGAATAACTGATGCACTGCtgacaaaaccccaaacaacaaaacacaaaaaaaaccccagaacacCTATGCAAGACAATTGTTTGAATAACTAATAATTAAATATCTACCTACTAAGAAGTTTTCAGTTGAGAGACAAGCATGTACTAACCCACGTCTGTTCCAAAAAGGTCTAAAAATTTGTGTTGAAAGTAAGCATCCTGAACAGGAAAACAGCTTGGAGAGAGTATAAAGAAATGGTTAAAAATCAAATCACTCAGATAAGAAAATTTACATAACCAGATGTAGCTAATTAAAATTaacaactttactgtgcttactccaagcaaaaaaaaaaatagtgattAAAGTATGATGGTGGTATCTATTATAATTCCCaaatttgcaaagaaaaaaaattgctatgaAATTCAAGCTAACTATTACAGCAGGAACATTTAAGCATAATCAACAACATAAAGCACCACCAGTACATAGCATATACCACAGCTTTGAAGGATCTATTTATAGACTTTGTCTTTACAGTAAACTTCCCAGACATATAATACCTTAAATTCAACCTCTCCAGTTAGCAACTGAAAATATACtaagaaaacagaataaaaatgctCATAACTCTCCTGCAGAATTTTCACTGTTAAGTTCTTGATTTCAAAAACTGTTTCAGTCAACCATGGGCTGTGGTTTGCAGCACACTCCTCTCTGGTCCTAAAAGGTTTCCTTCCTGCCATGTCTACCTCCTCTCAGAGGAGTATCTCTCACTTCTCCATGGCATCTGCACACACACATTCCTGCCTGAtcctgcagcctgtccctgcacatgcTCCTTCCTTGAAGAACAAGTAAGCCGTCTCCCCTCCTAAGGGTTTTGTGACACAGTCATCCTTCTTAAACCTACCTTATCAATTCCATGGAGAGAAAAACTCTCAAACCTGAATGGCTTTGAGTATCTCAAGTTGCTATGGAGTGAATAGAGACTCCTCCTATCTAATACTATTTCTTAAGGATATGTTACAGTGAGTAACTCCTTCCTTCATGAGCAAAGCAGCCCCCATTGCTGCATGTGAGAAAGAAAGAAGCGGGGTTGGGAGAATATTTATTCCACACTTTATTAAACAAAGGAAAATTTGAGTGACATTCTGTACAGGAACTTTGCTTCTGTTCCAAACATCCACTTTAGTAAATAAAAGCCAATTAAAAGGGAACAAAAATGAGATGCCTTTTGTGTTAGGATTACCAAACCAGGCTTCTCACTATACAAGAGGATGTCAACACTATTCAGTATTGCACTGCAGTTACACCACACTCTTTACAAATTCACTATTAACTCAAGAAGAGCTTATGTGGgaacacaaagaaaaatcagtatTAATAATACCCCCAAAACTCTGAGAAGCATCATTTGCTATTACATATGTGGATTAATATGATTGAAACAAGCAACATCTGTTTTGCTGTTAAAAAGAAACATTCCAGAGCAGAAATTCAAGACAGTGATTTTAAAAGACAACATGCTCTGCCAAAACAGCTCCTGCAAGCAAAGTTAAACCCCAGCAGTATTTGGTTAGGATCAGACAATGAACAACCACAGGCTGTGCACAATTGAAACACTCTAGCTCACCTCTCGTATTTCATGGCCAGCTCCTCTATATGACTGCAAGTCTTCCAGTATTCCTTCTGCATCCTTTAACACTACATTCACCTGATTATAAatttccttttcagattctgtagGTTGGGCATCTAAACAGCAGAACATattaaatgtatatatatttatttttaacaacaACACGGAATTCAATAGGCACACCATCACCTACGGGACAAATTCTTCATGCAGCAACTCATCAAGAATTTTCATTCTCTGAAGAGCTACTACAATGTATAAGGAACTCCAAGAGACTAATTGTATTCATTTTAGTAGTCTCTTCTTTTACCATCCCGACAATTCACTTGGATTCTATCTTCTTGACTTATTTAAAACTGAGTTAGGAGAAGAAATCCTGATGAGTTATCTTTATGACTATCACATAATCTCACCTTGGGGTGCAATAGAGGCTCACTGGAAGAAACTTAAGTAAGCACTCAAAAGACACGCTCACTGCAGACAGCACAGGAGGTGTCCATGTCTATTATTATCTAGAAACACTGCATCAGATTATTTTCCATCTTGTTTGCCTCATCTTAAAGTGCTTGGGAAAGGAGCCATATATGTTACttctaaatatatttaattctcaaaatatattctttactGCACTCATTGCACAATCAGAGGTGAGAACAAAAAGACTAGTGTGAGCCTGTGAagggcttttttcttttgtccacTGTCTTTAAAGATACAAGCTGTCTCCTATTTTCTTCTAATTAGCTAAGGGATTCCCAAAAGTATATTGGGTCATAATTTCAAAAAGCTACATGCATATCTTTAAAGAAATGTGATTCTGTAAGAAGTATGTTTTGAGAAGAACCAACAAAAGGTTTTAACCTTTAAAAACAATCACCTAGGACAAGTATCTCAGACATGGTTTACCTAAAccaatttttttattcttttagaATGCTGATGGAAGTTATAAGGTTAGTTCCTTTTAgacttatattttaaaaataataaattgttAGTTACTAAagctgttattaaaaaaaatctacttctGCTAACATGGGCAAAATGCATTATGGAATAAATATAATTGTATTTTAGTCCATTATTTCCAATGCCAAAAATGAGGGTATTAACAATAGATTATTTTTATAAGGACAGACAGAAATTATTTAAGGACAATATATCCT is a window from the Passer domesticus isolate bPasDom1 chromosome 1, bPasDom1.hap1, whole genome shotgun sequence genome containing:
- the CYRIB gene encoding CYFIP-related Rac1 interactor B isoform X2, translating into MGNLIKVLTRDIDHNAAHFFLDFENAQPTESEKEIYNQVNVVLKDAEGILEDLQSYRGAGHEIREAIQHPNDEKLQEKAWGAVVPLVGKLKKFYEFSQRLEAGLRGLLGALTSTPYSPTQHLEREQALAKQFAEILHFTLRFDELKMTNPAIQNDFSYYRRTLSRMRINNVPAEGENEVNNELANRMSLFYAEATPMLKTLSDATTKFVSENKNLPIENTTDCLSTMASVCRVMLETPEYRSRFTNEETVSFCLRVMVGVIILYDHVHPVGAFAKTSKIDMKGCIKVLKDQPPNSVEGLLNALRYTTKHLNDETTSKQIKSMLQ
- the CYRIB gene encoding CYFIP-related Rac1 interactor B isoform X1 encodes the protein MGNLLKVLTCTDLEQGPNFFLDFENAQPTESEKEIYNQVNVVLKDAEGILEDLQSYRGAGHEIREAIQHPNDEKLQEKAWGAVVPLVGKLKKFYEFSQRLEAGLRGLLGALTSTPYSPTQHLEREQALAKQFAEILHFTLRFDELKMTNPAIQNDFSYYRRTLSRMRINNVPAEGENEVNNELANRMSLFYAEATPMLKTLSDATTKFVSENKNLPIENTTDCLSTMASVCRVMLETPEYRSRFTNEETVSFCLRVMVGVIILYDHVHPVGAFAKTSKIDMKGCIKVLKDQPPNSVEGLLNALRYTTKHLNDETTSKQIKSMLQ